The Montipora capricornis isolate CH-2021 chromosome 3, ASM3666992v2, whole genome shotgun sequence genome window below encodes:
- the LOC138041785 gene encoding uncharacterized protein yields the protein MTSTTGNISLQDNRTGDSLTVDPTVVHSEVANASDEFPQDDHFEFDIDELNDQLGIDHIMQPLNALNEKLVGLGGVASLPESGNTAAKSDVDHVFSHDAVFDPTAVISTEQTSASTSGADSTKQLDSSVFLPSVFEEKESFGSDVADVIAQRVNDACSKKPLESKFKELQDKYKTPQNCKFLCVPKVNLELWHDLPRHTKSKDLGIQEVQKNIVKSAQPLVQLFDSVLVAQNERKMLQPSEILPVIGDAITFLGHASFLASLKRREFLRPDIAVAYQSVCSKSSPVTTFLFGDELPKHIKDIGEVNKIAKKTVVRSSLVRRTSDYKSSSNNFKYSQRGRKPFLGSRGHRAHFSEGRPAVRSHPPHSSKELRDKA from the coding sequence ATGACTTCTACCACGGGAAATATTTCTTTACAGGATAACCGAACCGGTGACTCCTTAACGGTTGACCCGACCGTTGTCCACAGCGAAGTCGCTAATGCCTCAGACGAGTTTCCTCAGGATgaccattttgaatttgataTCGACGAGCTCAATGATCAGCTCGGTATCGACCACATTATGCAGCCCTTGAATGCTTTAAACGAGAAACTTGTTGGCCTCGGTGGTGTCGCTTCTCTTCCCGAATCGGGAAATACAGCAGCCAAATCGGACGTCGATCATGTTTTTTCTCATGACGCTGTTTTTGACCCAACGGCGGTTATTTCGACTGAGCAAACTTCGGCATCCACATCGGGAGCCGACAGTACAAAACAGCTTGACTCAAGCGTGTTTTTACCCTCGGTGTTTGAGGAGAAGGAGAGCTTCGGTTCTGACGTGGCTGATGTTATTGCTCAGCGAGTGAACGATGCGTGTTCCAAAAAACCATTGGAATCAAAGTTTAAGGAGTTACAAGATAAATACAAGACTCCGCAAAATTGCAAGTTCTTGTGTGTCCCTAAGGTGAACCTTGAACTTTGGCATGATCTGCCAAGACATACAAAGTCTAAAGATCTCGGGATACAGGAAGTTCAGAAGAACATAGTTAAATCAGCTCAACCACTGGTACAGCTGTTTGATTCTGTCCTAGTGGCTcagaatgaaaggaaaatgttaCAACCTTCTGAGATTCTACCGGTCATAGGTGATGCAATTACCTTCTTGGGCCATGCCTCCTTTCTTGCCTCTTTAAAGAGACGAGAATTTTTGAGACCAGATATTGCAGTGGCTTATCAGTCTGTTTGCAGTAAATCGAGTCCGGTAACGACCTTTCTCTTTGGAGATGAACTTCCCAAGCACATTAAAGATATTGGGGaggtaaataaaattgcaaagaAGACCGTGGTTCGTTCCAGCCTGGTGCGTCGAACCTCTGATTATAAGAGTAGTAGTAACAATTTCAAGTACTCCCAGCGTGGCCGAAAACCTTTTTTAGGTTCAAGAGGTCACAGAGCTCATTTCTCCGAAGGGAGACCTGCAGTGCGAAGCCACCCTCCTCACTCCTCCAAGGAGCTGAGAGACAAGGCATGA